One Ilumatobacter coccineus YM16-304 genomic window, AGAGGAACGGCAGACCGGCACCGAGGAACAGACCGACGAACACGTCGACCTGACCGATGTCGAGGTTGAGCACCTTCTCGCCTTCGGAGGCAGTGGTGATGGCGAACTCGAAGCTCTTGAAGAGCGCGAGTGCGGTGAGCGCAGCCGAACCGACAGCGAAGCCCTTGGCGACGGCAGCGGTGGTGTTGCCGAGCGAGTCGAGGGCGTCGGTGACTTCACGCACCGACGGGTCGAGCTCGGCCATCTCGGCGATGCCGCCGGCGTTGTCGGCGATCGGACCGTAGGCGTCGACCGACACGACCACACCGGTGGTGGCGAGCATGCCGATGGCTGCCACGGCGATGCCGTAGAGGCCGCCGAACTCAGCGTCGTTGAACGTCTGCAGGCCGCCCCAGTAGGCGACGCCGACACCGACGAGGATGAGGACGACCGATGCGGCGACCGAGATCATGCCGAAGCTGATACCGGAGAGGACCGTGGTGGCCGGGCCGGTTTCGGACTGCTTGGCGATCTTCTTGACCGGACCGAACGCGTCGGAGGTGTAGTACTCGGCGGTCTTGCCGAGTGCCCAGCCGACGAGCAGGCCGCCGATGACCGAGAGGGCGAGGCCCCACGGCTTGGTGAAGATCTCGTCGTCGCCGAAGAGCCAGTAGGCGCCACCGATGACGCCGACGATGGTGATGCCCATCGCCACGTTGGTGCCGAGGTGCAGTGCCTTGCTCAGCGCGTGGCTGTCGGTCGAGTCGCCACCCTTGACGAGGAACGAACCGATGATCGAGGCGACCATGCCGATGAACGCGACGAGCATCGGGAACATGAACAGCGGGAGCACGTTGGCATCGCCGGCGTTCTCGGCCACGAGGCCACCGGCGAATGCCACCAGCGAGATCGGAGCGATGATCGAGCCGGCGTACGACTCGAACAGGTCGGCACCCATGCCGGCGACGTCGCCGACGTTGTCGCCGACGTTGTCGGCGATGGTGGCCGGGTTGCGCGGATCGTCTTCGGGGATACCGGCTTCGACCTTGCCGACGAGGTCGGCGCCGACGTCAGCAGCCTTGGTGTAGATGCCGCCGCCGACACGGGAGAACAGCGCGATCGTCGATGCGCCGAGGCCGTAGGCCGTGACGATCTCGAACGCGTCGTCGACCTCGAGGAACGTCACGAACACCAGGTAGGTGATCATGAGTCCGCCGAGTGCGAGACCCGCAACGGAGAAGCCCATGACGGCGCCACCGCGGAATGCCACGGGGAGCGCTGCCGACGGGCCGGACTTCGCGGCTTCGGTCGTGCGAGCGTTTGCCATGGTCGCAACGGTCATGCCGGCATAGCCAGCACCCGCCGAGAGCACGGCGCCGAGGACGTAGGTGACCGCCGCGAGCGGGGCGATGACGATGGCCAGAAGGATCGCCATGACGACGGCGAATGCGCCGACCCACTGGTATTCCTTCTGCAAGAACGCCTTGGCGCCCTTCTGGATCTCGGTCATCAGGAAGACCATGCGCTCGTTTCCGGGCGGCGCGGCTTCGACGGCCTTGTAGTAGTAACCCGCGAGTCCGAGCGCAGCGACAGCTGAGATCAGAGCGAGATATGGAATGACGTCCACGGGGTGGTGCCTCCTGGGCGTGATCGGTCGTCGCGTGGTTCGCAACGATTGTCATCGTTCGCGGGCTTCCCCCCGTCGAACCGGACCATGATGGCCGGTCGATGAGGTTACGATGAAATCAGAGCGACCGGTCACACGATCGGTTGACCCCGCGCGAGTCACATCGTCGAGCTCGCGATTCGGGAAGGCCGCGGTTCACGATCACTGCGATGCATGCGGTTCGCGATCGGACGACACGTCGCTGCTCATGACGGTCGCCGTCAGAGACCGCTAGCCAAGGTGACGGTGTCGGCGGGAACGCTGATCTGGACGACCGATCCTGCGGCGTCGGCGGGATCGATCTCGAAACAGGCGGCGAACGTCTTCGGTTCGTCGGGGAACGCCATCAGGTGGTCGTCGCCGAAGTTCCAATCGACGCCTCCCTCGGGAGCCGGGGCGGCGGCGAACACGTCGAACACGCCGGGGCAGTACGACGTCCAGTCGTAGAGCTCGGTGCCGTCGCCCGACACGAGAGTCCAGTCGGCGCCCCACGTCGGCGCGATCGGGCCGAACTCCTGCGGATCGAGGTTGGTGACCTCGACGTCGACCATCACGTACGAGCGAGTGTCGGACGGCGGGCGAACCGTGTCGCCGAGCCGCTCGGCCAGAAGCTCGACGTCGTCGACCGATGCGCCGACCACCTTGAGATCGAACACGAGGTCGGTCCCGACGAGTTGCTCCGTGCTGCCGGAGTCGGCGGCCTGCGCCGTGTTCGCCGTCGGCCCGTTGTCGGGGAGACGCATCGTGACCGGGGCGTCGTCGCCGAGGAACACCGAGACGACGGCGAGCGCTTCGGCGGCATCCTCCTCCTCGACGATCACGCACGTGTTGAAGACGACCTGATCGCCCTGCTGCTGTTCCGTCGTGAGGCCGTGGATCGACAGATACGAGTCGGGAACGTGGGCGCCGCAATCGTCGTCGTCGTGGTCGTAGACGACGAGGTCGTAGCCACCGATCGCTCCGATCTGGATGTCGCTGGCCCGGCCGGGTGCGTCAGCGATCCGTGTGGCGGTCACCTCGGTCAGGATCGCTCGGCGACTACCGCCGACCCGGTTCCTCGACGAGTACGCCTCCAGGAAGTCGGCAGCGTCTCGGTCGACTCCCGTGATCTCGATGCGCCAGCCGTCGAGTTCGACCGGGCCGGGAGGGACAGCGGCCTCGGTGGCCGCGGCGACCCGTGCGATGCGTTCGCGTTCGAGCCGTTTCGCCTCGGCGATCTCCGCGAGACGAGTTTCGCGGGCCTCGAACGAGACCGATCGGCCACCCGGGTCGAGTCGCACCTCGCCGTCGTCGCGGAAGCTGAAGTCGCCCGAACACGACACCAGGTAGCCATTGGTGCGGTCCCACGTGCCGTCGCCATCGGCTTGTTTCCAGTCGGCAGCGCAGGTGAGTTCGCCTGCATCGCCCTGGTTGAACGCGGCGACCTCGAACTCGGTGCTGCCGTCCTCCAGCACCGACACCGTGGTCGTCCACGGCAGATCGACGACCATCGACTCACCGCGGTATTCGTACGGGTCGTCGAGTTCGAGGTCGGGGGTGAACGGCGCCCGCCGGCCGTCCGGATACACCAGCGCCTGGTCGACGCCATCCCCCGAGATGGTCACCTCGATCGTGACGCCCGGCGCCGACCCGGACGAGCAGGCGGCACCGAGCGCAGCGAGGCAGCACACGATCGCGGAGGCGGTGACACGGCGAAGGTCCATGCGGCAACGTTCCGACACTGCCGTGAACGAAGCGTGAACCGGTCGTCGCTCGCAGGCGCCGACCGTCCGCAGGCCGGCGGCGCGGCGTCGCGTGACGAACGCCATGAAGGATCGACGGCGGCGGATTCGGTGCGGTCCGGACGCGGGCGAGTAGGTTCAGGTCCTATGGCACAGACGTTGAGCCGAGGACCTGTGACGGGCACCGCCGTCAAGGAACCGGCGAAGAAGAAACCGTTCGTTCTCGACCTGTACGCAACTGCGGTCGGCAAGAAGTACGTCATGGCGGTGACCGGCCTGATCGGCATCGGCTTCGTCATCACGCACATGATCGGCAACCTCAAGATGTACCTCGGTGTCATCGACGAGGGCAACGGTGAGCGTGCCTACGACATCGACATCTACGGAGAGTTCCTGCGTGAGCTCGCCGTGCCGCTGCTCCCGCGCACGTACGTGCTCTGGGGTCTGCGCATCGTGCTGATCGCTGCGGTCGCGCTGCACATCCACGCCGCCGCCGGACTCACGAAGATGAACCACGAAGCTCGCTCGGTCAAGTACCAGTCGGCCCGTGACTACCAGGTCGCCAACTTCGCGAGCCGTTCGATGCGCTGGACCGGCTCGATCGTGTCGATCTTCATCGTCTGGCACCTCGCCGACCTCACGTGGGGGTTCGTGCACCCCGACCACGTCGTCGGCGCCGCCTACTACAACATCAGTGAATCGCTCAGCCGTATCCCGGTGGCGATCCTCTACATCGTCGGCAACGTCGCCCTGGGTATCCACCTGTTCCACGGCGTCTGGTCGCTGTTCCAGTCGCTCGGCTGGAACAACCCGAAGTTCAACGCGTGGCGTCGCAACATCGCGATCGGCACCGCAGCACTCATCGTGGCCGGAAACGTCTCGTTCCCGGTCGCAGTCATGGCGGGAGTGGTCGAGTACGACCCGGCTGCCGTCACACACCCCGTCGGAGAAGAGGCCGGAGAATGACGTTCGAACTCGATTCGAAGATCCCTGAAGGGGCGATGGCCGACAAGTGGTCGAACTACATCGCCGATCAGAAGTTGGTCAACCCGGCCAACAAGCGCAAGTTCAAGATCATCGTCGTGGGCACCGGCCTCGCCGGTGCATCGGCAGCCGCCACGTTCGGTGAGCTCGGCTACCAGGTCGAGTCGTTCACGTTCCACGACTCGCCGCGGCGTGCCCACTCGATCGCTGCCCAGGGCGGCATCAACGCCGCGAAGAACTACCAGGGTGACGGCGACAGCGTTCACCGTCTGTTCTACGACACGGTCAAGGGCGGCGACTTCCGTGCCCGTGAAGCCAACGTCCACCGCCTCGCCGAGGTGTCGGTCAACATCATCGACCAGATGGTCGCCCAGGGCGTGCCGTTCGCCCGCGAGTACGGCGGTCTGCTCGACAACCGTTCGTTCGGTGGCGCACAGGTCAGCCGTACGTTCTACGCCCGCGGCCAGACCGGCCAGCAGCTTCTGATCGGTGCCTACCAGCAGCTCGCCCGCCAGATCGGCCTCGGCAACGTCAAGCTCTGGAACCGCATGGAGATGGTCGACGTCGTCAACATCGACGGCCGTTGCGCCGGCATCGTCACCCGTGACCTCATGACCGGTGAGGTCAGCTCGCACTCGGCGCACGCCGTCGTGCTCGCAACCGGTGGCTACGGCAACGCCTTCTACCTGTCGACCAACGCCATGGCCTGCAACGTCACCGCGGCGTGGCGTGCGCACCGCCGAGGTGCCGGATTCGCCAACCCCTGCTACACGCAGATCCACCCCACGTGCATTCCGCAGGCCGACGACTTCCAGTCGAAGCTCACGCTCATGTCCGAGTCGCTCCGCAACGACGGTCGCATCTGGGTTCCCGAGAACCCCGACGAGACCCGCCCGGCGTCGGAGGTTCCCGACGAAGAGCGCGACTACTACCTCGAACGCATCTACCCGAGCTTCGGCAACCTGGCGCCGCGCGACGTGTCGTCGCGAGCCGCCAAGCGTGCGGTCGACTCCGGTCGCGGTGTCGGACCGCTGAAGAACGGCGTGTACCTCGACTTCGCT contains:
- a CDS encoding sodium-translocating pyrophosphatase, with the translated sequence MDVIPYLALISAVAALGLAGYYYKAVEAAPPGNERMVFLMTEIQKGAKAFLQKEYQWVGAFAVVMAILLAIVIAPLAAVTYVLGAVLSAGAGYAGMTVATMANARTTEAAKSGPSAALPVAFRGGAVMGFSVAGLALGGLMITYLVFVTFLEVDDAFEIVTAYGLGASTIALFSRVGGGIYTKAADVGADLVGKVEAGIPEDDPRNPATIADNVGDNVGDVAGMGADLFESYAGSIIAPISLVAFAGGLVAENAGDANVLPLFMFPMLVAFIGMVASIIGSFLVKGGDSTDSHALSKALHLGTNVAMGITIVGVIGGAYWLFGDDEIFTKPWGLALSVIGGLLVGWALGKTAEYYTSDAFGPVKKIAKQSETGPATTVLSGISFGMISVAASVVLILVGVGVAYWGGLQTFNDAEFGGLYGIAVAAIGMLATTGVVVSVDAYGPIADNAGGIAEMAELDPSVREVTDALDSLGNTTAAVAKGFAVGSAALTALALFKSFEFAITTASEGEKVLNLDIGQVDVFVGLFLGAGLPFLFAALTIDAVGRAANQMIEEVRRQFREIPGLREGKEGVIPDSARCVAISTEASLKEMVIPGALAVVVPLVVGFIDVDTLGGLLAGALVTGFALAIFMANAGGAWDNAKKYIEAGAHGGKGSDPHKAAVVGDTVGDPFKDTSGPAMNILLKVMTIVSLVFASAFV
- a CDS encoding succinate dehydrogenase cytochrome b subunit, whose product is MAQTLSRGPVTGTAVKEPAKKKPFVLDLYATAVGKKYVMAVTGLIGIGFVITHMIGNLKMYLGVIDEGNGERAYDIDIYGEFLRELAVPLLPRTYVLWGLRIVLIAAVALHIHAAAGLTKMNHEARSVKYQSARDYQVANFASRSMRWTGSIVSIFIVWHLADLTWGFVHPDHVVGAAYYNISESLSRIPVAILYIVGNVALGIHLFHGVWSLFQSLGWNNPKFNAWRRNIAIGTAALIVAGNVSFPVAVMAGVVEYDPAAVTHPVGEEAGE
- a CDS encoding fumarate reductase/succinate dehydrogenase flavoprotein subunit — encoded protein: MTFELDSKIPEGAMADKWSNYIADQKLVNPANKRKFKIIVVGTGLAGASAAATFGELGYQVESFTFHDSPRRAHSIAAQGGINAAKNYQGDGDSVHRLFYDTVKGGDFRAREANVHRLAEVSVNIIDQMVAQGVPFAREYGGLLDNRSFGGAQVSRTFYARGQTGQQLLIGAYQQLARQIGLGNVKLWNRMEMVDVVNIDGRCAGIVTRDLMTGEVSSHSAHAVVLATGGYGNAFYLSTNAMACNVTAAWRAHRRGAGFANPCYTQIHPTCIPQADDFQSKLTLMSESLRNDGRIWVPENPDETRPASEVPDEERDYYLERIYPSFGNLAPRDVSSRAAKRAVDSGRGVGPLKNGVYLDFAAAIERLGADTIKERYGNLFDMYERITGESPYERPMRIYPASHYTMGGLWVDYELQTTVPGLFCAGEANFSDHGANRLGASALMQGLSDGYFVLPYTIAPYLADLLNKPVPDTSHEAFKAAETEATERYNGYLAINGTRGPDHFHRELGKIIWDYCGMDRNEAGLEKALSEIPALHEEFKKDLKVTGNGTSLNQTLEKAARVDDFFELGMLMCKDALTREESCGGHFRSEHQTEEGEALRNDEDFAHVTAWEWSGDPSAPIENREQLEYEVVKFATRSYK